TCGAGACCGTCTACGCCGAAGGCCAGCGCCGATACATCGAGAGCCTCTCGGCCTACGCCCGGAACTTCCTCGGTCAGATGGACAAGCCCCAGGTCGAGAACGTCGAGGGACTCTCGCCGGCGATCTCGATCGACCAGAAAAACGCCGCCAACAACCCCCGCTCGACGGTTGGCACAGTCACGGAACTCCACGACTACCTCCGACTGCTCTACGCTCGCATCGGCACGCCGCATTGTCCGGAGTGTGGCCGCGAGGTCGGCGAACAGTCCGCCCAGCAGATGGTCCGGCGGATTTTAGAACTTCCCGAGGGGACCAGAGCGAAGATCGCCGCACCGGTCGTCCGCGACCAGAAGGGAGCCTTCGAGGACCTGTTCGACGAGCTCGTGAGCGAGGGGTACTCCCGCGTCGAAGTCGACGGCGAGACGTTCGACCTCGCGACCGATCGACCGGATCTCGACGAGAACTACGATCACACCGTCGACGTGGTGGTCGACCGGGTGAAAGTGAGCGAGGACGCCCGCTCGCGGATCACCGACAGCGTCGAAACCGCCCTCGAAGAGGCCGAGGGCGTGCTCAAAGTGTTCCTGCCCGACCCGCCCGCCGAGGTCGACATCGGTGGGTCGACGGCGCGAGCGACCGGCGACCTTGCGGGGGAGACCGACGAGCGGTCGGTCGTCGAGTTCTCCGAGGCGCTCGCGTGTACCCACTGCGGGATCGACATCTCCGAGATCGAGACTCGGTCCTTTTCGTTCAATAGTCCGCACGGTGCGTGTCCCGAATGCGAGGGCATCGGCGAGGCCAAGGAGGTTGACGAGGAGCTCGTGATTCAGAACCCCGAAAAACCGCTTCGCGAGGTGTTCGAGCCGTGGAGCTACTCCCGATCGTACTACCAGACGCGACTCGATGCCGTCGCGGCCCACTTCGGACTCTCGCTCGATACGCCGTTCGCCGATCTGGATTCCGACATTCAGGAAGCGTTTCTGTATGGTACGTCCGAGCAGGTGGTCTTCGAACGGCGGACGAAAAACGGCACCCGGCGGAAGGAAAAACGGTTCGAGGGCGTGATCCCCAACCTCGAACGCCGCCACGTCGAGACCGAGAGCTCGGGCACGCGCGACCACATCGAGAAGTTCATGGCGACCACGACGTGTCCGGCCTGTGACGGGACCCGGATCAAGCCCGAGAGCCGCGCCGTTTTGATCGACGACACGCCGATCACCGCAGTCAATCGGCTGTCGATCGGCGATGCGCTCGCGCACTTCGAGGGGATGGAGACCGACATGACCGAGCGTGAGCGAACCATCGCCGAGGAGATCCTGAAGGAGATCCGCGCCCGGCTCGGGTTCATGTGCGAGGTCGGGCTCGAATATCTCACGCTCGATCGCCAGGCGGCCACCCTCTCGGGCGGCGAAAGCCAGCGCATCCGGCTCGCCACCCAGATCGGTTCCGGACTCGTCGGGGTGCTTTACGTGCTCGACGAGCCCTCGATCGGACTCCACCAGCGCGACAA
Above is a window of Halococcus salifodinae DSM 8989 DNA encoding:
- the uvrA gene encoding excinuclease ABC subunit UvrA, with the translated sequence MSKDVIEVRGAEEHNLKDLDVTIPREAFTVVTGLSGSGKSSLAFETVYAEGQRRYIESLSAYARNFLGQMDKPQVENVEGLSPAISIDQKNAANNPRSTVGTVTELHDYLRLLYARIGTPHCPECGREVGEQSAQQMVRRILELPEGTRAKIAAPVVRDQKGAFEDLFDELVSEGYSRVEVDGETFDLATDRPDLDENYDHTVDVVVDRVKVSEDARSRITDSVETALEEAEGVLKVFLPDPPAEVDIGGSTARATGDLAGETDERSVVEFSEALACTHCGIDISEIETRSFSFNSPHGACPECEGIGEAKEVDEELVIQNPEKPLREVFEPWSYSRSYYQTRLDAVAAHFGLSLDTPFADLDSDIQEAFLYGTSEQVVFERRTKNGTRRKEKRFEGVIPNLERRHVETESSGTRDHIEKFMATTTCPACDGTRIKPESRAVLIDDTPITAVNRLSIGDALAHFEGMETDMTERERTIAEEILKEIRARLGFMCEVGLEYLTLDRQAATLSGGESQRIRLATQIGSGLVGVLYVLDEPSIGLHQRDNDRLLNTLAELRDLGNTLLVVEHDEETMRRADEVIDMGPGPGKRGGEVVAQGPVEEIKRAERSITGDYLSGRKAIPVPEERRDPDDELVIRGARQHNLDDLDVSIPLGCFTAITGVSGSGKSTLMHDVLYKGLVREMNDNRSVDPGEHDAIEYDGIETVRLIDQSPIGRTPRSNPATYTGVFDYVRKRFAETKLAKQRGYEKGRFSFNVKGGRCEACGGQGTVKIEMNFLSDVHVPCEECGGARYNDETLDVTFKGKTIADVLDMSIEEAYDFFEADTRLERRLQLLRDVGLGYMRLGQPSTTLSGGEAQRVKLAEELGKKQTGDTLYLLDEPTTGLHSADERKLIDVLQRLTDNGNTVVVVEHELDLVKNADHVIDLGPEGGEHGGEIVAADTPEALTGVEDSHTGRYLRDLLPGVDLEGPRAERRVGAAGDD